A genomic region of Nostoc sp. UHCC 0702 contains the following coding sequences:
- a CDS encoding pyridoxamine 5'-phosphate oxidase family protein: protein MTTTTDQNQQIQKLRELIADIDAGMLTTVDDDGSLHSCPMLKNNDIDSDGVLWFFIYGSSHKAAEISHNQQVNVSFVSPDRQRYISVSGTAQLVKDRNKMQEKWQPELQTWFPQGIDEPDITLLKVNINKADYWDSHSSYKPQAINL, encoded by the coding sequence ATGACAACCACTACAGACCAAAACCAGCAGATTCAGAAGCTGCGTGAACTCATAGCAGACATTGACGCGGGCATGTTGACCACAGTAGATGATGATGGCAGCTTGCATAGTTGTCCCATGTTGAAGAATAACGATATAGACTCTGATGGTGTACTCTGGTTCTTCATTTATGGTAGTTCCCATAAAGCAGCTGAGATTTCACACAATCAGCAAGTGAATGTGAGCTTCGTGTCACCTGATAGGCAGCGATATATTTCTGTATCAGGTACAGCGCAACTAGTGAAAGACCGCAACAAAATGCAAGAGAAATGGCAGCCAGAATTGCAAACCTGGTTTCCCCAAGGTATAGACGAACCTGATATTACTTTGCTCAAAGTAAATATCAACAAGGCTGATTATTGGGATAGTCACTCAAGCTATAAGCCACAAGCAATTAATTTATAG